The sequence below is a genomic window from Rhodanobacteraceae bacterium.
TGATCGTTGAGCCAGGGATAGACGTGCTCGCCGAGCAGCGGCGCCAGCACGAACAATCCCCACATGCCGTAGATGATCGACGGGATGCCGGCGAGCAACTCGATGGCCATTCCGACCGGCGTGCGCAGCCACGGCGGCGCCACCTCGGTGAGGAACAGTGCGATGCCGAAGCTGATCGGCACCGCGATGACGAGCGCGATGGCCGCCGTGGTCAGGGTCCCGGCGATCGCCACCAGAGCGCCGAAGATGCGCGCGCCCGGATCCCAGGTGTCGCCGGTGAAGAACGCCCAGCCGAAAGTCTCGAAGGCCTCGCGCCCGCCCCAGAGCATCGAGGCCGCGGCGCCGGCCAGCGCCAGCATGACGATCGCGGCGGCGGCCGCCATCGCGAGCGCGAAGGCGCGGTCCATGCGCGAGCCGCGCAGGCCCGGCGCGGGCGATTCGACAGCGGCAAGGGGCGTGGACATGCGCGAGGCCAGGTCGGGGTCAGTACTTCAGTTCCGCGGCCCAGTAGGCCTCGACTTGGTCGACCAGGGTCTGCGGCAGCGGCACGAAGTGCAGCGCCTCGGCCTGCGCACGGCCGTCCTGGTAGACCCAGCGGAAGAAGTCGAGCACCGCCTTGGCGCGCGCCGGGTCCTTCGGCTGCTGGTAGACCAGGATGAAGTTGGTCGCGGCGATCGGCCAGGCACCGGCGCCCGGGGCGTCGGTCATCACCAGGTAGAAGTCCTTGGTCGTGGCCCAGTCGGCGCTGTCGGCGGCGGCCTGGAAGCTCTCCGCGCTGGGCTGCACCCACTCGCCGGCGCGGTTCTGCAGGCTGGTGTAGCCCATCTTGCCCTGCAGCGCATAGGACAGTTCGACATAGCCGATGCCACCCTTGATCTGCTTGACGTAGGCCGCGACGCCCTCATTGCCCTTGCCGCCGACACCGGTCGGCCAGCGCACCGTGGTGCCCTCGCCGACCTTCTGCTTCCACTCCGGGCTGACCTTGGACAGGTAGTTGACGAAATTGAAGGTGGTGCCGGAGCCATCGGTGCGGTGGACGACAGTGATGCGCGCTTCCGGCAGCGCCACGCCCGGATTGAGCGCGACGATGGCCGGATCGTTCCACTGGGTCAGCTTGCCCAGGAAGATGTCGGCGAGCACCGCGCCAGTCAGGCGCAACTGGCCGGGCGTCAGGCCCGGGACGTTGATCACCGGAACCACGCCGCCGATCGCCGACGGGAACTGGCGCAATCCGGCCGCCGCCAGTTCCTCCGGTGGCAGCGGCGCATCCGAAGAACCGAAATCCACCGTGCCGCCCTTGATCTGGGCGATGCCGCCGCCGGAGCCGATCGACTGGTAGTTGACGCGCACACCGGTGGCCTGGTTGTAGTCGGCCGACCAGCGCGACATCACCGGAAAAATGAAAGAAGCACCGGCGCCCGTGATGTCGCTGGCGCGCGCCGGTGTGGAGAGAGCCGCAGCCAGCGCAAGACCGGCGAGGAGATGCCTGAAAGTCGCGTACATGGGGATTCCTGGGACAGGGCTGCCGGCGGCGGACGCCGGCAGCGAGGTGTGCGTATCAGAGTTCCGCGGCGTTGCAGTGAGATGACGCTGGCGTCACCAATAGAACTGCACGCGCGCCTCGACCACGTTCGGGTCGTCGTTGATGTCGCGCGCCAGGGTGCGGTTGAACTTCTCGCTGCTGGCGGCCACGTAGTTGAACATGAACTTGAAGTTGGACCGCCAGTACCAGTTCACGCCGACAGTCAGGTTGTGTCCCTCACCACCGGCAACCGGATCGTCGTTCAGGTCGGTCGCGTCGTAGCGCAGGCCGAGCTGCCACATGCCGCTGCCCGGCTGGTCCGGGTAGCTGGTGACCGGCAGGCCGGCCTTGTAGGTCCAGGTCTCGCCGGTGATGTTCCACACGCCGTAGACATACCAGCTGGTGGCGTCGAAATCGTCGCCCGGCACCGTCGCGAAGGGCGTGTCGTAGCGGGCCACCCGTGACTGCATGTACTCGGCCTGGACCTTGAACGGACCCTGCACATAGGCGCCTTCCACGCCGACCGTGCGCTGGCGGTCGGCGTTGCGGAAATCGCCGGTGTCGACCAGGCGCGCGGTGGCCAGGTCAGCGTCCGGACGCACGCGCAGGCGCAGGGTGTCGGCGTCGGTGTCGTAATCCATCGCCGAGATGCCCAGGTGCAGGAAGCGCCCGGCCTCGTTGATCGGCGCGTAGTAGGCGCGCGCGCCCCAGCCGGCGCCATGCGCCAGGTTGCGCGTCAGCTCGCGCCCGAACCAGCCCAGCGAGTAGCCGTAGCTGGCCTCCTCGACGCCGTAGGCCACGCCCACGCGGCGGGCGACGCCGAGCAGGTTGGTGACCATCGCCTTGGAGATGAAATCGTTGTGGCGGGTGCTGGTCAGCTCTTCCAGGCTGTTGAACTGCTTGTACTGGCCGGCCTGGAGATACCGCGTGCCCATCTTGTAGCGCACGAAGGTATCGAGGAACTTGTTGGCCTTGGCGTCGTAGCCCGCCTGCCAGTCGAAGCTCACGCCCTTGCCGATCAGGATCACCTCGGCGCGGCGCAGCTCGAACTCCTGGTCCTTGCCGTCATTCGTATCGGCGCCGTTGAGGTCGACCAGGTCATTGTCGAAATAGTAGGAATCAGCCTGGAACAGGCCCTGCAACGAAACCTCGCTGCCGCCGATCACATCGATGGCGATGTCGGCGTGGGCCGGGCTGGAGAGACCCGCCACCAGGGCGAGGGCGAGCAATCGAGGCGTGTGGCGCATGGGGGAGCGTCCGGTCCGTTTGGAATGTGACAAACGCTATGACCGAAATGTTTCCGCCGTGTGACAGTCTGGTCCACGGACTGCAACGCTTGCGACGCATGCCTGCAACCTGACAGCGTTGGCGCATCGGCGCGCGGTTGCAGCCGGGTGCGCGCGATGCTCGAATCGTCGCTGGATCCGGGGAACGGCCTGATGCTCGATCATTTTCGCGAACTGCTGGCGCCGCTCGGGCACATCCGCACGCGCGCGATGTTCGGCGGGACCGGGATCTGGTGCGACGATGCGTTCATCGCGATCGTCATCGACGACCAGATCTACCTCAAGGTGGATGGGCTGACCCAGCCCGAATTCGAACGCTGGGGCCTGCAGCCCTTCGCCTACAGCGCCAAGGGCAAGACCGTCACCCTCGGTTTCTGGACGGTGCCCGAGGAGGCGCTGGAGTCGGCGCGGGCGATGAAGCCCTGGGGCCTGATGGCGCTGGCCGCCGCGACACGCAAATCGCTGGGCCAGAGCCGGAAACGGAACTGAGCAGGGGCGAATGCGGAGCCCGGCAGCCGGGCTCCGCGCGCCGCGAAGTGCTGATGCTTACTCGGTGAATTCCAGCTGCAGATCGTCTTCGCAGAAATCGAAGGCGGCCGGCTCTGACTCGCTGCCGTCCTGGTAGAGTCGCTGGTGTCCTGTGGGCGCTCATGGGTCACGAACTACCCAGGTCTTGCCGTCCTCGCTGGCGAGGATGCGCGTGATGGCGCTGCCGGTCGAATTGGTCACGGTGAAGTCCCAGGCGTGGCCGACGCTCGCGCAAGCCAGCAGCACGGCACCGGTCAGCAGCTTCGAAGTCAGATTCATGCGGATTCCCCAAGGGTCGCTGGGCGTGCCCGCAGCCAATCTAGCGCGGCCTCCGGGCCCGGAATGTGTATCGTGATCACCGGTGGGTGGGGGGGGGGGGGGGGGGGGGGGGGGGGGGGGGGGCGGGTCCTCCTGCCCGGCCCCGCGCCCCGTGCCCCGCTCCTCAATCACCCAACCCGAAGAACGCGCGGATCCGCGCGCCGATCGCGGCCGATGGATCCTCCTCCTCGGACTGGGGGGGACTGCCCCGCCAGGCGGCCCTCTCCAGGGGCCCGGCGAGGCGATGACGCGCGAGATCTCGCCGGCAATTTCCGGGCGCGCGCGCAGCACCGATTCGAAGCCGCTCTTGCCCAGGCGCAGGCATTCCAGGTCGCTGCGGGCGGTTACCGTGGCGCGCCGCGGAGCGCCGGTCATCATGCCCATCTCGCCGACCACGCTGCCCGGCATCAGCGTGGCGATATGCGTGCGCTTGCCGTTCTGCTCGACCCACACGTCGGCCTCGCCGGAGACGATCAGGTACAGCCAGTGCGCCACCCGGCCCTGGCGGGTGACCGTGCTGCCCTTGACGAAGGGCGCCACCGAAGTCTTCTCCGCAAGCGAGCGCAACTCGGCCTCGGAAAAGCGGCTGAACAGATCGACTTCCGCCAGCAGCGCCTGGCGCCGCGCCACTTCCTCCTCCTGGACCGAGGCCTTGCGGCGATCGTTTTCCTTGATCACCAGACGCTCCTCGGACATCACCGCCAGGCGGATGCCCTGGCGCGCCAGGGCCGCGAGCGCGTGCCGGCGGATGTGCGAATCGGTGGGATCGTCCGGGCGCGGATCCTCCATCCAGTAGCGCAGCGCGTAGCGCGCGAAGCCCTGGTTGATGTCCATCAGCACTGCGCTCGGCGGCGGATCCAGCAGCACATTCGGCGCATCGCTGTCGCGCACCGAGTCCTCCAGCACCTGCAACACCCGAGTCGGGTTGGCATCGATATCGACATTGAACCAGACCCAGCGGCGCCAGCGCGTGCGCGCTTCCGAACGCGAGCCGATGACCATGAAGCGGTTCTTGACCAGCCAGCCGTTGGGGATGATCACGGTCTCGCGATTGCGCGTTTCCACCGCGGTGTGGCGCCAGCGTACGTCGACCACCTGGCCGCTGACACCGTCGATCACCACCCAGTCACCCACGCGCACCGAGTCATCGAGCTGCAGCACCACGCCGCCGAGGATGTTGCCGAGGGTGTCCTGCATCGAGAAGGCGAGCACCGCAGTGATCACCGCGGAGGTCGCCAGCAGGCTCTTCAGGTCCAGCCCGACGCCCGCCAGCCAGTAAAGCAGCCAGGCAACCACCAGACCGGTGACGCACAGGTCCTCCACGATGCGCGCAAAGTCCAGGCGCAAGCGCGGCAAGATCGCGCGGAACAGCAACAGCGACGCCAGCCGGATGATCACCGCGCCGGTGCCGACGGTCGCCACCGCGCTCAAGACTGCCGCAGCACGCGCCGACCCCCAGCGGTGCAAGGCCGAACCCACCACCAGCACCAGCGCCATCAGCGCTGCCAACACCAGCATGTTGCGAATAATCGCGCGGTCCTTCGGCTTCAACGCGAGCAGCAGCAAGCCGAGCCCCACCGCGATCGCAATGCCAAGGCCAGTCTGCTGCTCCAGTTGGTTCAGGTTCATCGCCAGCCCTTGGATGCGCGTCGGGTGGGGGGAGGATAGCGGGGGAGTCGGGCGCACGAGAGCCACTTGATGAAGCGGGGCAAGGGGCAGGGGGCGGGGGACCTCCGGAACGAGAAGCGGGGCAAGGGGCAAGGGGCAAGGGGCAGGGGGCGGGGGACGTGGCCTGGGGCACGCTCCGGCTGTGTCGTAGACGGGACTCTCGCATCGCTGGGCCAAGCTGATCGAGACGGCGTCTACGACACCGTTCGTCCGTGCACCAAAACAGGTCCCCTGCCCCCTGCCCCGCTTTCCGCTTTAAAGGCCCCTGCCCCTTGCCCCGCGCAACTTAACCCCACTCCCCGCCCCCGCGCGTTTCAGTCATCGAACCCACGCCGCAGGAGACGGCCATGAACACGCGCAACCTGGTTTCGATGCTTGCCCTCGCCGCCGCGCTGGCGCCGGCGTTTGCCGCCGCACAGCGGGTCGAGGTGCGCCTGGAAGACCGCACGCTCGGGCGCAGCATTCCGCTGCACCGCGTCGACGGCCGCCAGTACGCCGCCGGCGAACCCGGCAACCGCTATGCAATCCGGCTGACCAATCGCACCGGCGAGCGCGTGCTCGCGGTGGTCTCGGTCGATGGCGTCAATGTCGTCACCGGCCAGACTGCGAATCCGCAGCAGTCCGGCTATGTGCTGGAGCCGTGGCAGAGCACCACCATCAACGGCTGGCGCAAGAACATGAACGAGATCGCCGCGTTCAACTTCGCGCCGCTGCCAGAAAGCTACGCGGCGCGCACCGGGCGCCCGGGCGATGTCGGCGTGATCGGCGTCGCGGTGTTCGAAGAGCAGCGCTACTACCCGCAGTACGACGACGAAATCGCGCTATCCAAGCGCGAGCCGGCCCCCGCGCCTTACCCCGGCGCGCAGGCGCCGGCCGCGCCCTCGGCCCGCGACCAGGCCGCCGGCAGCGCCGCCGCGGAAATGGCACGCCCACGCAGCGAGGAGAAGCTCGGCACCGGCCACGGCGAACGCGAGTGGTCCTACGCGCGGCGCACCGAGTTCGTCCGCAGCACGCCGAACCCGGTCGAGATCAACGCGATCTGGTACGACAGCCGCCGCAACCTGGTCGCCGCCGGCATCCTCCCGCCGCCGTACCGCCACTACGCCGAGCGCGGCGACGCCCGCCCCTTCCCGGGCTTCGTGCCGGATCCGTGGTGAGCACGATCCCCGGCGGCGGCCTCGGGCCGCCGTCGGGGCCGGTTGTGGGTTGTGGGTTGTGGGTTGTGGGTTGTGGGTTGTGGGTTGTGGGTTGTGGGTTGTGGGTTGTGGGTTGTGGGCGGCGAAGCTCGCACGCCGTGGGTCTGTGGGAGCCGACTCCGTCGGCGATCTTTTGCCGGCGGCCGCCGAAACGATCGCGGCTGAAGCCGCTCCCACTGACTTCCGGGTTGCGAGCCTGGCTGCCCAACCCAGAACCCACAACCCACGCGCACAGAACGCAATACCCAGAACCCTTGCCTCCCGCTACCCCTCCCCACCCCCATACAGCGCCCGCTTCGGCGCGCCTGTATGGGCCGCGGCGATCCGCGCGGCCTTCGAGGGCGGCAACTCGGCGGCGAGCAGGGCATACAGGCGACGGCCCTCGTCGATCCGCGCCGCATCGTCCAGTGGCGGCGAGCCGGCGACCACCAGCACGATTTCGCCGCGCTGCTGGTCGGCATCGGATTGCACCCGCGCCAGCAATTCGGCCAGACTGCCGTCGAGCACGGTCTCGAAGCGCTTGGTCAGTTCGCGGCCAATGACGGCGCGGCGCTCGCCACCGAGCACCTCGACGGTCGCCGCCAGGGTCTCGACGATGCGGTGCGGCGCCTCGTACCAGACCAGGGTGCGCGGGTCGCTGGCGATGGCCTGCAGCCGCGCGCGGCGTTCGCCGGCCTTGGCGGGCAGGAAACCCTCGAAGCTGAATCGGTCGGTAGGCAAGCCGGCCACCGACAGCGCCGCGATCAGCGCGCAAGGGCCGGGAATCGGGCTGACCGCGAATCCGGCGGCGCGCACCGCGGCGACCAGGCGGTAGCCGGGATCGCTGATCAGCGGGGTGCCGGCGTCCGAGATCAGCGCCAGCCGCTGGCCCTCGCGCAAGCGCTGCACCAGCGCGGCGGCGCGCTCGCCCTCGTTGTGCTCGTGCACCGCCAGCAATGGTCGTGCGAGGCCGGCGTGGCGCAGCAGCACGCCGCTCTGGCGGGTGTCCTCGCACAGGATGGCATCGACCTCGCCGAGCACCAGGCGCGCACGCGGCGTCAGATCGTCCAGGTTGCCGATCGGTGTCGCCACCACATACAGTGTCGATGGCGCAGTCGCGGTACTCATGTTCACCCCAAGCTATGATCCGGCGTTGGCCACGATAGCGCCCCGTCCTGCTCATGATGCCTAAACTGCTCCGCTTGCTCGTTCCGCTGACGCTGGCGCTGCTGCTCGCCGCCTGCCAGGGCATGCCGTCGCGGCGCGCCGACCTGCCGAGCGAGATGGATGCGCAAACGCTCTACCTGCAGGGCGAGTTCGGCGCCGCCGCGGATGCCTTCCTGCAGCTCGCGCAGGCCAACCGCAGCGAGCGTGCGCGCTACCGGCTGCGCGCCGCCGAGGCCTATCGCGAGGAAGGCGACAGCGCCTCGATGCAGGCATTGGTCGACGAAATCGACCGGCGCAAGCTGCCGGCCGAGGACCAGTTCCGCCTCGACCTGATGGAGGCCGAACTGGCGCTCGGGCGCAACGATGCGG
It includes:
- a CDS encoding TfoX/Sxy family protein, producing the protein MLDHFRELLAPLGHIRTRAMFGGTGIWCDDAFIAIVIDDQIYLKVDGLTQPEFERWGLQPFAYSAKGKTVTLGFWTVPEEALESARAMKPWGLMALAAATRKSLGQSRKRN
- the pstS gene encoding phosphate ABC transporter substrate-binding protein PstS; translated protein: MYATFRHLLAGLALAAALSTPARASDITGAGASFIFPVMSRWSADYNQATGVRVNYQSIGSGGGIAQIKGGTVDFGSSDAPLPPEELAAAGLRQFPSAIGGVVPVINVPGLTPGQLRLTGAVLADIFLGKLTQWNDPAIVALNPGVALPEARITVVHRTDGSGTTFNFVNYLSKVSPEWKQKVGEGTTVRWPTGVGGKGNEGVAAYVKQIKGGIGYVELSYALQGKMGYTSLQNRAGEWVQPSAESFQAAADSADWATTKDFYLVMTDAPGAGAWPIAATNFILVYQQPKDPARAKAVLDFFRWVYQDGRAQAEALHFVPLPQTLVDQVEAYWAAELKY
- a CDS encoding mechanosensitive ion channel produces the protein MNLNQLEQQTGLGIAIAVGLGLLLLALKPKDRAIIRNMLVLAALMALVLVVGSALHRWGSARAAAVLSAVATVGTGAVIIRLASLLLFRAILPRLRLDFARIVEDLCVTGLVVAWLLYWLAGVGLDLKSLLATSAVITAVLAFSMQDTLGNILGGVVLQLDDSVRVGDWVVIDGVSGQVVDVRWRHTAVETRNRETVIIPNGWLVKNRFMVIGSRSEARTRWRRWVWFNVDIDANPTRVLQVLEDSVRDSDAPNVLLDPPPSAVLMDINQGFARYALRYWMEDPRPDDPTDSHIRRHALAALARQGIRLAVMSEERLVIKENDRRKASVQEEEVARRQALLAEVDLFSRFSEAELRSLAEKTSVAPFVKGSTVTRQGRVAHWLYLIVSGEADVWVEQNGKRTHIATLMPGSVVGEMGMMTGAPRRATVTARSDLECLRLGKSGFESVLRARPEIAGEISRVIASPGPWRGPPGGAVPPSPRRRIHRPRSARGSARSSGWVIEERGTGRGAGQEDPPPPPPPPPPPPPPTGDHDTHSGPGGRARLAAGTPSDPWGIRMNLTSKLLTGAVLLACASVGHAWDFTVTNSTGSAITRILASEDGKTWVVRDP
- a CDS encoding porin, giving the protein MRHTPRLLALALVAGLSSPAHADIAIDVIGGSEVSLQGLFQADSYYFDNDLVDLNGADTNDGKDQEFELRRAEVILIGKGVSFDWQAGYDAKANKFLDTFVRYKMGTRYLQAGQYKQFNSLEELTSTRHNDFISKAMVTNLLGVARRVGVAYGVEEASYGYSLGWFGRELTRNLAHGAGWGARAYYAPINEAGRFLHLGISAMDYDTDADTLRLRVRPDADLATARLVDTGDFRNADRQRTVGVEGAYVQGPFKVQAEYMQSRVARYDTPFATVPGDDFDATSWYVYGVWNITGETWTYKAGLPVTSYPDQPGSGMWQLGLRYDATDLNDDPVAGGEGHNLTVGVNWYWRSNFKFMFNYVAASSEKFNRTLARDINDDPNVVEARVQFYW
- the rsmI gene encoding 16S rRNA (cytidine(1402)-2'-O)-methyltransferase gives rise to the protein MSTATAPSTLYVVATPIGNLDDLTPRARLVLGEVDAILCEDTRQSGVLLRHAGLARPLLAVHEHNEGERAAALVQRLREGQRLALISDAGTPLISDPGYRLVAAVRAAGFAVSPIPGPCALIAALSVAGLPTDRFSFEGFLPAKAGERRARLQAIASDPRTLVWYEAPHRIVETLAATVEVLGGERRAVIGRELTKRFETVLDGSLAELLARVQSDADQQRGEIVLVVAGSPPLDDAARIDEGRRLYALLAAELPPSKAARIAAAHTGAPKRALYGGGEG